The stretch of DNA CCACCGCCTTGTCCCGCGGGACGAATCGCAGCGGGGCGAATGTGCCGGAGCGCGCGTCGTCGTACTCCAGGAGAAAGCGGTCCACCTCGAGTGAGCCGAACAGCTTCTCCGCGATGGGGTCGTAGCCGCCCTCGGCGTACCAGTGGCTCCGGTTGTTGCCCCGGCAGAGGTGGATGGCCACGGTCACGCCCGGGCGTCGGGCGCCTTCCAGGCAGGCGTTGTCGGCCCGGACGGCCTCGTCCAGGGCGGCCTCCGGATCCAGCCCCATCTCGGTTCGGATGTAGTCTCGCCATTTGGGATCGACGTAATAACTGTAGCGCGGCGCGTCGATCTGGACGTAGTGTACGCCCTCGTCGACCAGCGCCTGCACCTCGGACCTGATGATCGGCACGATGTCCCACAGGAGGTCCGAGTGGCTCGGGTAGACCTGGTCGGTGACGCCGTGCTTGTACGCGATGGCCGGAAACTGGGTGGCGCTGGGCAGCGTCATCTTGATCGCGCCGGGACTGTGCTGGTTGAGAAAGGGAAGCTCGTGGGCGGTGAGGCGGCGGCGCGGCCGGAGCTTGGCGGTCACGATGCCCGTCACGCTGCTCACCCCGGCGGGCGCGCCGGCCCCGGCGCGCCACGTGCGCGCGACCGTGTCGCCGAGGTCGAAGCCCTCCACCGAATCGACGAGGTCGCTCATGAAGTTCCGTCGCCGCAGCTCGCCGTCGGTGAAGATCTCGAAGCCCAGCTCCCGTTGCTTCGCGAGCACGCGGAGGATCTCCCGGTCCTCGAGCGCCCGCCGGCGCTCGGCGTCCATCCCGGCGTCGGCCTGGGCTTTCACGAGCTCCGGGGGTCGCAGGAAGCTGCCTACCTGATCGGCCCGGTACGGGGTGGTCATCTCAAGTCTCCCGGGGGTGTACACGCTCGGGCGAGCGGACTCCCTTTCCCATCCGATTGACACCGGCTGGCTTTCTTGGATAACGTCAGCCACGTTAGGGGCGCCGGGCGGCCGGTGTCAAGGGCGTTGTGCCCGCCCGGCGATCCGGAATCGCCGAGGGCGCCGCATCGCCGTCCCGAGCGTCCACAACTGCCCGGACGGCCACATCCGCGCAGCAGGGCATCACCCAGGAGGACGTCATGACGCGACGTGCGTGGTTCCGAGGGGGCTTCGCTCTGGTCCTGGCGGTCGGACTCGCCGCGTGGCCGACGATCACGACGGCCCAGGGGATCAAGGTGGGTGCGGCGGTGCCGCTGACCGGGCGATACGCGGCCGGCGGAGCCCAGGTCCGGGCGGGGTACGAGATCGCCGTCGAGGACGTCAACCGGGCGGGAGGCGTCACCGTGGGCGGGGCGAAGCGGCCTCTGGAGCTGGTGCTGCTCGATGACGAATCCGATGCCACCAAGACGGTGAGCCGCCTGGAGACGCTGGCGGCTCAGGGCGTCGTCGCCTATCTGGGCGGGTTCGGCTCCGATCTCCACGCGGCGGCGGCGTCGGTGGCCGAGAAGAACAAGATCCCCTATCTCGGCGTGGCCTTCGCGCTCCACAAGATCCACCAGCAAGGGTTCCGCTATCTCTTCTCGCCCTTCTGGAAGTCGCCCGACATCGGGCGCGAGCTGGTCGGCCTGCTCGGCTCCATTCCGGCGGCGGACCGCCCCAAGCGCGCGGCCATCTTCCAGGAGAAGACCGACTGGGGCCGGGAGATGGCAGCGGCCTGGACGGAGGCCGGCAAGGCGGCGGGGTATCAGGTCGTCGCGCACGTGGAATACGCCCCGGGAGCGAAGGACTTCGCCGACGGGATCCTCAAGGCCAAGTCCGCCCAGGCCGACGTCGCCTTCGCGCTCCCGACGCCGCCCGACGGCATGACCCTCGTCAAGCAGATGAGGGAGCTCGACTTCAACCCCAAGCTCGCGCTCTTTATCCGGGCTCCGGACCCTCCCGTCTGGGCCAAGAACCTGGGCAAGGACGGTGACTACGTGCTCCTCGCCCCCGGCTGGCATCACGCCGTGAAGTATCCGGGGGTGGCCGAGCTGAACGAGGCGCACCAGAAGCGCCTCGGGCGCCCGGCCGATCCGATCACCGGGCCGTCGTACGCGTGCGTGCAGATCCTGGCCGCGGCGCTCGCCAAGGCCGGCAGCCTCGACCGCGAGAAGATCCGCGACGCCGTCGCCGCCACCGACATGACCACGGTCATCGGCCCGGTCAAGTTCCGGCCCGACGGCACCGGGATCGTCCAGTCCGTGTTCATCCAGTGGCTCAACGGCAAGCAGGAGCTGGTCTGGCCCAAGGAGTTCGCCACCGCCCCACTGGGCTATCCGGCGCCGGCCTTCTCCAAGCGCTGAATGGCGCTCCTCACGCTCGAGGGCGTCTCCAAGGCCTTCTCGGGCGTGCAGGCGGTGCGTCAGGTGAGCTTCACCGTGCCCGAGGGCGCAGTCCTGGGCGTCATGGGGCCGAACGGCTCGGGCAAGACGACGCTCTTCAACCTGATCGGTGGGGCCCTCCGGCCCGACCGGGGCCGGATCCGGCTCCGCGAGGCGGACATCACCGGGCTCAGCCCCCACCGGGTCTGTGCCGGGG from Candidatus Methylomirabilota bacterium encodes:
- a CDS encoding methionine synthase encodes the protein MTTPYRADQVGSFLRPPELVKAQADAGMDAERRRALEDREILRVLAKQRELGFEIFTDGELRRRNFMSDLVDSVEGFDLGDTVARTWRAGAGAPAGVSSVTGIVTAKLRPRRRLTAHELPFLNQHSPGAIKMTLPSATQFPAIAYKHGVTDQVYPSHSDLLWDIVPIIRSEVQALVDEGVHYVQIDAPRYSYYVDPKWRDYIRTEMGLDPEAALDEAVRADNACLEGARRPGVTVAIHLCRGNNRSHWYAEGGYDPIAEKLFGSLEVDRFLLEYDDARSGTFAPLRFVPRDKAVVLGLVSSKRPELESPTELGRRIDEASRYVPLERLALSPQCGFASTMEGNLLSEEAQWAKLELVVDTARQVWGAPTTRS
- a CDS encoding amino acid ABC transporter substrate-binding protein, whose protein sequence is MTRRAWFRGGFALVLAVGLAAWPTITTAQGIKVGAAVPLTGRYAAGGAQVRAGYEIAVEDVNRAGGVTVGGAKRPLELVLLDDESDATKTVSRLETLAAQGVVAYLGGFGSDLHAAAASVAEKNKIPYLGVAFALHKIHQQGFRYLFSPFWKSPDIGRELVGLLGSIPAADRPKRAAIFQEKTDWGREMAAAWTEAGKAAGYQVVAHVEYAPGAKDFADGILKAKSAQADVAFALPTPPDGMTLVKQMRELDFNPKLALFIRAPDPPVWAKNLGKDGDYVLLAPGWHHAVKYPGVAELNEAHQKRLGRPADPITGPSYACVQILAAALAKAGSLDREKIRDAVAATDMTTVIGPVKFRPDGTGIVQSVFIQWLNGKQELVWPKEFATAPLGYPAPAFSKR